Proteins from one Megalops cyprinoides isolate fMegCyp1 chromosome 11, fMegCyp1.pri, whole genome shotgun sequence genomic window:
- the LOC118786196 gene encoding twist-related protein 2: MEESSSSPVSPVDSLVTSEEELDRQQKRFGRKRRHSKKLSEDGSPGSVKRGKKASPSSAQSYEELQNQRVLANVRERQRTQSLNEAFASLRKIIPTLPSDKLSKIQTLKLASRYIDFLYQVLQSDEMDNKMSSCSYVAHERLSYAFSVWRMEGAWSMSTSH; this comes from the coding sequence atggaagagAGCTCAAGTTCTCCCGTCTCCCCAGTGGATAGCTTAGTGACCAGCGAGGAGGAGTTGGACAGACAACAGAAAAGGTTTGGAAGGAAGAGGAGACACAGTAAAAAATTGAGCGAGGACGGCAGCCCAGGTTCCGTTAAGCGGGGCAAGAAAGCGAGCCCGAGCAGCGCGCAGTCCTACGAGGAGCTGCAGAATCAGAGGGTTCTGGCGAACGTCAGGGAGCGGCAGAGGACGCAGTCGCTGAACGAAGCCTTCGCGTCCTTGCGGAAAATCATACCCACGCTACCGTCGGACAAACTCAGCAAGATACAGACTCTGAAGCTGGCGTCGCGGTACATTGACTTCCTCTATCAGGTCCTGCAGAGTGACGAGATGGACAACAAGATGTCAAGCTGCAGCTACGTTGCGCACGAAAGACTCAGTTACGCTTTCTCAGTGTGGCGGATGGAAGGCGCATGGTCAATGTCTACATCCCACTAG